A segment of the Rhinoderma darwinii isolate aRhiDar2 unplaced genomic scaffold, aRhiDar2.hap1 Scaffold_1586, whole genome shotgun sequence genome:
ACTctcagagtgacacgatcttctaccagtcaggctggtaggctgaggagtgggagagcctatcacagcctggccagtcggagctagctcccgccctctgtctatttatacctgcatttcctgctcctcctttgcctgtgattcttttctgtttcctggctctgctgctcctgctatgattattgaccttgcttcatttttgaccctggctttactgactacggagccgctctgcgatttgtaccttgtgaactcctggtttgactcggctcgttaactactcttgttgctcactgtgttgctgtgggcaactgccccatttcccttagcttctgtgtacccttgtctgtttgtctgtcgtgcacttattgagcgtagggaccgtcgcccagttgtacgccgttacctaggacgggccgttgcaagtaggcagggactgagtggcgggtagattagggttcacatgtctgtctccctaccccgtcattacatatacacacacacacacacacacacacacacacacacacacacacacacacacatatatatatatacacacacacacacacacacacacacacacacacacacacatatatatatacacacacacacatatatatatacacacacacacatatatacacatacacacacacacacacatatatacacatacacacacacacacatatacacacacacacacacatatatacacatacacacacacacacacatatacacacacacacatatatacacatacacacacacacacatatatacacatacacacacacacacatatatacacatacacacacacacacatatatatatacacacacacacacacacacacacacacacacacacatatatatacacacacacacacacacacacacacatatatatacacacacacacacacacacacatatatacacacacacacacacatatatacacacacacacacacacacacacacacacacacacacacatatatacacacacacacacacacacacacacatatatacacacacacacatatatacacacacacacatatatacacacacacacacacacacacacacacatatatacacacacacacacacatacacacatatacacacacacacacacacacacacacacacacacacatatatacacacacacacacacacacatatatatacacacatacacacacacacacatatatatatatatacacacacacacatatatatatacacacacacacacacgcacacacacacatatatatatatatacacacacacatatatatacacacacatatatatgcacacacacacacacacatatatatatacacacacacacacacatatatatacacacacacacacatgtatatacacatatatatatatatatatatatatatatatacacacaccacacacacacacacacacacacacacacacacacacacacacacacaggcactatatacagtgaaggaaataagtatttgatcccttgctgattttgtaagtttgcccactgtcaaagtcatgaacagtctagaatttttaggctaggttaattttaccagtgagagatagattatatttaaaaaaaacagaaaatcacatagtcaaaattatatatatttatttgcattgtgcacagagaaataagtatttgatccctttggcaaacaagacttaatacttggtggcaaaacccttgttggcaagcacagcagtcagacgttttttgtagttgatgatgaggtttgcacacatgttagatggaattttggcccactcctctttgcagatcatctgtaaatcattaagatttcgaggctgccgcttggcaacttggatcttcagctccctccataatttagtggtttaggtggcattagtgtcgcagggtgctgtcaccattctatgtttgctgtatatctgcagtcatgggtgttcttgcacctgcatacattttgtatcatttagttggaatgtgctgttcaaatttttgttgtgtttatgggatccatatatgtggggttagtgactgcctccacttgttgttcttgcactcctcccattctgccctgggtgattttaatcagttcaatgtgattttctttttttttttttatatatataatctatctctcactggtaaaattaacctagcctaaaaattctagactgttcatgactttgacagcgggcaaacttacaaaatcagcaagggatcaaatacttatttccttcactgtatatatatatatatatatatatatatatatatatatatacactataaatatacacacacacacatatatatacatacacacacatctatatatatatatatatatatacacacacacacacacacacatatatctatatacacacactatatatatatatatatatacacacacacacacacatatatatatatatacacacacacacacatatacacacacacacacacacacacactatatatatatatatatatatacacacacacacacacacacacatatatatacacatacacacatatatatatatacacacacacacacacacacacacacgcacacacacacacacacacacacacaggcactatatatatatatatatatatatacactataaatatatacacacacacacacacacacacacacacacacacacacacacacacacacacacacacacacatatatatatacacacacacgcacacacacacacacacacacccacatatatatatacacaatatacacacacaatatatatacacacacacacacacacacacacacacacacacacacacacactatatagatatatatatatatatatatatatatacacacacacaataattaaatatatacacacacgcacagattatacacatataaagtacacattgtaaacacacatgcacttactttttatgcaggatatttgtgaagggagtTCACTCCCTCTACTCACAGGCCGACACAGtgcgcagacagtctcccctccaccTCCCTCACGTCCCGACAGCAGCAGGAGAGGTGTGAAGAGTAGGGAAGGGGTGCTGGAGGGGAGATTTTAAAATAGCGCAGGGAGTTTTGTTAGAGCAGCACAGACTGAAGCTGCTATTACAGTCGgacggcagttcttagctgctgtgccgccCCTTAGAAATGCTGTACCCTGCCGCCTGAGACGCTGATCGTTTGGGgggccagcaggcggcccactgaTCACCGGCCCATCTGGTATTAGCCAGAACTGCCAAATGGCTAGTCCGACCCTGCAACTATGTACTATAAgggcttacattttttttcttggaaattaaaaacaaattaaagtGCCTCATCGGGTAAATCCCATATCAATAAAGACAAATACGGAGACCGACAATTTCTTGCTCATAGGTATATACATCCGGTATAGGTTGCGCAATGTTCGGTTCTCAAACACGGCTGCTTGAATCCCCTTCACATAGTAAAGTAATATTCACTCCAATGGAAAGCTGATCCCAAAGTTTGAGATCCATAAAAATATGAGTCGTTTCTGAGGCTCTGCCACTGAAGTGAAAGGATAAAATGGAGACCGGCTGGATGCGGTTTATTAGCCCCTTAACCCCtttcctccgcagccattttttttattttaattttcgcTTTTTCTTCACCACCttccaatagccataactttttaaacttTCCATTGATATAGTcttatgagtgcttgttttttgcgggactcgttttagtttttcactataagttatacaatataatgtactgggaagatgGAAAAACTTTCATTGtggtgtggaatgggaaaaagtctgtgatttctccattgttttctgggtttcatttttatggtgttcaccgtgcagtaaaaaggacacgataactttattctgcaagtcaatacgattacagccatACCCAATGTATATCGTTTATTATGTTTCAGAAAAACTCatttttgttttgtgtcaccgcattctgagagccgtcattttttatttttctgtcgatggtgtgagggtttgttttttacgggatgGCCGGTAGCTTTtactggttccattttggggtacttacaactatttgatcactttttcttccattttttgtgggagaggagGTAACCAAAAAGCAGCAATGCTGGCATTTAATTATTAAATTATATTATGGGTGTGATGATAacagttatgttatttattttttttacattgattttgggggaaaatgggaaaagggagatTTGTgaatttttaaaatgtaaaaaaaactttgttttttacttttatcattagttccctatgggacttgaaccagcaaacaTTGGATCTCTTCATCAGATCATTACGATCTTCATAGGCGTTGTCTTAATTAACTGCTTCAAGATATTCTCCATTTGATTCTTTTGAGCAGATTTTCATGAACTTCCCATATTTTCCTGGATCTCAAACTTCGGGATCGGTTTCTATACACATCAGTGTAGAACCCAACAGAAATAACCACTGTGTGAAATCAAACGCCTCTAGATGACCCTTATTGGCAGCCATATGACAGCGCAAGACTTCAGAGACTAAGAAATGTTCTGGACAAACGTTTAAACCAACCGTGAACTCTTCTTGTTAGGACAGAACTTTAACAAAGGAAAGTATtacgatgcaaaaataaagtgCACATGTGGGTCAGAGTGAATATTCGCGTCCTTCCATGTCAGGAGACGGATTTTCATGCACATTTGTCAATCAAGAAGAGCGACTTTTcattctttttattatatttttgttgcAGACTCTTGGCAATGTCACCAACTTAGCTTGTTACTTTCTGTCTCAATAAAGAGCCACAGACATATTATAATCTTTTCTGTTCTTATAACAAGAATACATTTCCCACCCAATCaaaatttcaaaaataaaaaacaaaaacaaaacaattttcaaAGCAACTAAACACCcacccaagaaaaaaaaaagaaaaaaaaaaaaaaaggagggaggATTTAAAAGGTTCATATTAACTTCATTATTTCACACACCATACACTTTTGATAGAAATCCAGACAAAATAACTGGCCCAAATATTCCTGTGGTAGAAGTTTCAAAATCGTAAAGTTCTCCATGTTCCTTtcccaaaaacaaaaatatttagtaaaaacgttttttttcttgttttttttcatacagttttaattttatgtaaagttctgaagATAATTGGCACATCTGTAAAGGGTTATATGGCACAGTACCTTTGAAAATAAAGTTCTCTTCAAGGTTGTAAACACCTTttgatattttgttatttatttatttttattgtattttcttaaaaaagCACAATGAAAACCCTCTGATAGGGATGGTGATACCAAGTGGCAAGGAACGACTATTCTCACAATTCCTTTCCACAATACTCAGTTCTGACTTGTTACACATTGTCCAAGCGATCACAAAGGAACCATCTTACAATCCCCGGGGCCTGTACTGCATCACTTCTTTATGTCCTAGCAGGCACCCATGGTAATgagtgaatggaaaaaaaaaatctattattttttttttatatatatggaaaaaaaatgtcactGTTGTCACAGACCAGGAGGATTCAACAGAAACTCCTGAGCGacactattaaaaaaaattcttcagcAATCTcttgaatgatttttttttctgttcacaTCTTTGATGAAAATAGATTTGAAATAGAATCTACACATAAAGAGCTGTACCACAAAATAAGCATTTTCATACTTTTcccttttcatgtttttttttcttttttttttttagtaatatgtCAGGTAGTCAGAGAGTGGATTATCCCTTTAAAATTATCAAAAGAGTCTTCATGTTGTGTCAGTGCTTCATTGGGGACACCTCTATTTGAATAGGTATTTGGAAAAAGGAAGATGAATATTGTGTGACTATTAACCCAGAGATACTCGCTCTTATCGTTGTAAACTCGGTCTTCTTCATTCTCATACTctggaaaaagaaaaatgtttgacaaacttttaTTGGTGACTTTCAATGAAGCTAAATCTGTGTTTCTTGCACATTTTCCTTCGAGCTGCTTTTGAACAGCAGGGGTTCGTGAATGGAGTTCAGCATGGGGTTTTTGGCACAGTTAAGTGTTCCTGTATTGTTGTTATAATGGGACTTAAACGCTGTATAGTGGTTAAGGTGATCATGCTCAATAGCCGGGAGTGCCATATGGTTGTCTCCTGGGGCAGTAGCTGGTATTTCATCTTCAACATTGATTATTTCAATAGTTCGTGTTGGCCCATGATGTTTGTGCAGCTGGTGCTGTTTACGAAgtttataaaatgcaattaaCATAACAGCTGCCATAAATGTGATCGCCACAAAGCACCCAATAATGATCTTTGTTGTCTTCATGACATCATCTAGATCCTTCATTATGTTCTCTGTCACATCAGTTATTGGAATAGTAAATGTCTTCTCTGTAGAACGGGTACTTCGTGGAGTAAGTGACGTGGTAGAATAGGTTATCCCCCATCTAACTGTTGTGGTTGGACCAGGCTCTTTTTCAGTAGGCTTTATTTCCTCTGGGGATGAATCCATAGTTTCCACTGTAACAGTTGTAAAGTAGGTGTAATCCGTGGTAGATGGATCCACTACAGCAGAAACATTGAGCGTAGCAGATGCGGTTGTATTTCCGGCTGAATTTGTGACCATACAAGTGTATTGTcctgtgtcctgtactgtaacatttgtaaaattCAGTGTGCCATCGTGTAAAACAGAGATACGTACTCTATAGGAACCATGAGTCATCAATGTCCCATTTGGTGTTAACCAGTTTACGGACGTCATCGATGTACCTGTTCTGCATTTCAGCTCAGCAGCCATGCCCTCCGTTACATTGAGGTCAGTGGGAGGCTCCACTATAACTGGGGCATAGCATGTGAAGTGACTCTGATCTAATTCTCCTATGTATCTCGTTTTTAAGTTCGGTGGGGAATGACAACGTGCACAACAGGTTGTATTGTTAGGTACAGTCTCTTTTAACCACCAGCTTAACCACAAAAC
Coding sequences within it:
- the LRRC4B gene encoding leucine-rich repeat-containing protein 4B → MGTNHCTHRMLGLKIFRMILKQVLFISWVSSLALGGTSPTSCPAACSCSNQASRVACTRKELVEVPESISVNTRYLNLQENIIQVIKTDTFKHLRHLEILQLSKNLIRKIEVGAFNGLPNLSTLELFDNRLTTVPTQAFEYLSKLRELWLRNNPIESIPSYAFNRVPSLRRLDLGELKKLEYISEAAFEGLVNLRYLNLGMCNLKDIPNLTALVRLEELELSGNRLEMIRPGSFQGLTSLRKLWLMHAHVATIERNAFDDLKSLEELNLSHNNLMSLPHDLFTPLHRLERVHLNHNPWHCNCDVLWLSWWLKETVPNNTTCCARCHSPPNLKTRYIGELDQSHFTCYAPVIVEPPTDLNVTEGMAAELKCRTGTSMTSVNWLTPNGTLMTHGSYRVRISVLHDGTLNFTNVTVQDTGQYTCMVTNSAGNTTASATLNVSAVVDPSTTDYTYFTTVTVETMDSSPEEIKPTEKEPGPTTTVRWGITYSTTSLTPRSTRSTEKTFTIPITDVTENIMKDLDDVMKTTKIIIGCFVAITFMAAVMLIAFYKLRKQHQLHKHHGPTRTIEIINVEDEIPATAPGDNHMALPAIEHDHLNHYTAFKSHYNNNTGTLNCAKNPMLNSIHEPLLFKSSSKENVQETQI